GCAGGTCTTGATGGCCTCCTTAAACCTGATTGCTTTGTGAATGCTGGATGAGAAGGAGCTGAGGAACCTGACTTTCACCATGTGCCGTCCCCTTATGTTTGACATTTACACAGAACTGTTGGCATTATGTAACTTGGCAGGGGCTACAATCTTACATGAGTCTAGCAGAGCACTGGCATTCTTAAGTGATATTAAACCATAATGGGAAGAAAAGGGATCTTAATTAAATAATGATCTTCTTAACAGGGAAGTAACTGCAATGTTCataaatacactatatggccaaaTGTATACTATATGGGCAAAAGTTTTGGGACatacctcttaatcattgaactCAGGTGTTTTTCATTCTTatccattgccacaggtgtatacaATGAAgcacatgcagtcaggtttacagacatctgtgaaagaatgagttattctgaagagctcagtgaattcaagcattgTACTCTCATAGGattgccacctttgcaataaggcAGTTCATGCAATTTCtttcctgctagatattccatgatcaactgtaagtggtactATTGTGAAGTGGAAACATTTTGGAACAACAGAAACAGAGCCACAAAGTAtcagaccacgtaaagtaacagagtggggttGCCAAATGCTGAGGTGCGTAATGGTCATCAGTGCTGTGTTACAGTAAGTCAGtgactgcagagttccaaacttcctctgacTTTAACTCGAGTAAAAAAACTAGCTTCATGGAATGAGCTTTCATGGCGAGtggctgcatgcaagcctcagcATTTCACAGGCAGAAAGACACACGCTTTGTAAACATAACTACAGTGGGCTTTACGGGACATAATATAGCTGAGCTTGCACCTTTGCATTGTATTTGAATAACGATGGGCTTCTCGATAAAGGCCTGATATGACCTTAAATAAAACACGTCACCTTAGCTCTGCACTATAAACGCCTCAGCAGGACGCAGTGCTGAAGAAGCCCAGGTGAGAACTTCAGAAATTTACAGTAAATGTTTCAATGTGAAAGCTACCTATACTTACTTCATTAATTAGTTTAAACATTTtagtgtaaaaaaaacaacttcaaAACAATGCTTCTTGAAAATCATATCCTGAAATCCTCGTACAGACTATATGATAGGTATTTCAATGGCTATCATTGTAGTCAGCTATTCCTGTGGCCACAGGTTCTGTGTAATGACACAGTGATTTTCAAAGACATGGCAGTCGAAGTACCAGACAGTTGATATCCTCTCAATTTGAAATCTGTTTCTGCCCAGTGGATGTTATCAATACAAGCAGTGCAATCTGTTTGCTAGGCAATAATATGAAAACAACAATTCAAACATGCTTCCCCACTTTATAAGTATTTTTACACTCAGATACACTGAACCTGTATGAGAAATGGTGAATGTAAATGAATACATTATAGATTTGTTCCTTACACAGGAGAAGCCATGGATTTGATCATCTGGATGAAGGGATCCAGTCCTCACCCGCAGCCCCTTCTTCTGCTATCATTATTGGGCAGCATTCATGCCGATCTCCCCTATCCTCCTACTGTCACCCCGCTGTTTGAGGGATACCCTTATGGTGTCATATGGAACATGCCAACTCCTGTTTGCAAGCAGAACAACATCCCCCTGGACACCTCGCCATTTCAGGTCGTTACCACCCCTGAAGCTGTTCCTGACCAGTTCCTCTTCCTGTTCTACACCAACCGCCTGGGGTTGTACCCATTTGTGGATGAAGCCACCAATAAGGAGATAAATGGAGGCATCCCACAGAAGGGCAACCTGACGGCCAGCTTAGATATAGCCCAGTGGGACGTCGCCCACTATATGCCTTCAGAAACCTCCCCTGGTCTGGCTGTCATTAACTGGGAGGCCTGGCGCCCCCTGTGGGACAGAAACTGGAACTCTAAGACTATCTACCGCACGCTGTCTATTGACTATGCCCGTCAGCTTGACCCTTCACTTTCCCCATCTCAAGCTGAGCCTGTGGCCAAGGAGCAGTTCCAGACAGCTGCTAGAAACTTCATGGAGGACACAATGAGTCTAGGGATTGATATGAGGCCCAATTACCTCTGGGGCTTCTATCTCTTCCCTGAATGTTACAATGATGTCTGGGAAGAGGCTGACTACACAGGTATGTGCCCAACATGGGCGCAGGCAGAGAACGACCAGCTCCTGTGGCTGTGGCAGACAAGCACGGCCCTCTACCCATCCGTCTACCTGCAGACTAGTCTGGCCAACACCCACAAGGCCGCTCTGTACGTCCGCAACCAAGTTCATGAGGCCATGAGGGTGGCCAGCCTGCCTAAGCACCCCTTCAATGTTCCCATCTACGTCTACACCCGTCCTGTCTTTACCAATCAAGCTAACAAATTCTTGAGTTTGGTGAGTACATAACGTCCTGGATCATCTTATAAACTGGATATGATTAAGCTCCCGTGTGCTGCTTTTCctctccttggattgccaccttatcatggtggaggggtttgcgtgcctcagtgaccttgggggctaggttgtcgggggcgattgcccctggtagggtctcctaAGGCAAGAAGGTCCCAGGTGAGGGGCCAGACGAAGAGCAATCTCCAAAAAACCCCTGATGAAAGAATATTATAGCAAGGTCTCGTTACCCTCGCctggactagggtcaccggggccccaccctggagccaggcctgggggaggggcctgcTGGAgagtgcctggtggccgggctttggcccgtggggcccgaccgggcacagcccgaaagagtcACACGGGACCGTCCCCAGGTGGgtccaccacccgcaaggggaatgtcaggggttcggtgctatGTGGACTGGGTGGcagccaagggaggccctggcggacTGATCcgcggctgacaaaactgggtTTTGGGACATGGAacgtcacctctctggtggggaaggagcctgagcttgtgtgtgaggttgagagatgccggctagatatagtcaggCTCACCTCAATACATAGCGTGGTCTCTGGAActaatctcctggagaggggctggagtGGTGGGTGAGCGTCGCTGGGCTGTggtggggctactggtggccccacagTTTGGTGCATTAACATTGGAGTTTACCccagtgaacgagagggctgggTCGGGGagaggtctctgactgtcatctgcgcctATGCACCGTATtacagttcagagtacccagccttcttggattccatcattttgctgggggacttcaacgctcacaaCACCGACAGTGTGGCCTGGAgaggggtgattgggaggaatggactccccgatctgaacccaagtggtgttctgttgttggacacATGGTTTGTCcgtaacgaacaccatgttcaagcataaggtgTCTATAAGTAGATATGGTACGAACAATGATCGTTCAATGACCGATTTTATAATCATATCAGTTGATCTGtggccttctgtcttggacactcaggtgaagagaggggcagagctgtcaactgatcaccatcTGGTAGTGAGCTggtcaggtggcaggggaggcaggcccaagcgcatagtgagggtctgctgggaacgtctggaaGAGGCTCTGGTTCACCAGAAATTCAACTCACACTTCTGGGAGAACTGCATatcgggggaggttggggacattgagtctgaatggacattGTTCTgaacctccattgtggaagcggccatACGGAGCTGTGGTTGCAGGGTGGTC
This window of the Paramormyrops kingsleyae isolate MSU_618 chromosome 1, PKINGS_0.4, whole genome shotgun sequence genome carries:
- the LOC111833642 gene encoding hyaluronidase-5-like, which codes for MPTPVCKQNNIPLDTSPFQVVTTPEAVPDQFLFLFYTNRLGLYPFVDEATNKEINGGIPQKGNLTASLDIAQWDVAHYMPSETSPGLAVINWEAWRPLWDRNWNSKTIYRTLSIDYARQLDPSLSPSQAEPVAKEQFQTAARNFMEDTMSLGIDMRPNYLWGFYLFPECYNDVWEEADYTGMCPTWAQAENDQLLWLWQTSTALYPSVYLQTSLANTHKAALYVRNQVHEAMRVASLPKHPFNVPIYVYTRPVFTNQANKFLSLEDLVHTLGENAAVGASGSVLWGGTMDFDDKASCEALSSYLNSTLNPYIANVTAASRLCSESLCQGNGRCIRKDYNSDVYLHLNPASFSVQKSNGKYVAVGIPTLSDLTYFSDHFTCQCYAGLSCSPWIASELPIEPVAIPV